Proteins from a genomic interval of Colletotrichum higginsianum IMI 349063 chromosome 6, whole genome shotgun sequence:
- a CDS encoding Calcineurin-like phosphoesterase, which yields MEPASVCYDFHDTIQNLDRTYTPSAGSLTPRRRLIIVGDVHGHLAQLKKLLETTGFDRDAGDHLIFTGDLINKGPDSPGVVQLAMDLGASAVRGNNEDRVLAAHRLISIGRVSGVSGVEGRPPFEDDSTHLPRDIPYAVSSDFLAATQLSDAQVAWLSSLPLIIRAGPLKGAASPPWNAGSVVVVHGGLVPSLPLEKQDPWAVMNMRSIVYPADDAHTGVIGEALAKRVRDRWCRRAAFQVTGDEDVDTLSRRLPDLRDGGETPKSNSSQGHHQDAIPVEAGVGKLWRDAWNETQNSIKIPEQRTVVVYGHDALAGLQDQLEIDVPKGLEDEGAQGSWTRYAFGLDSGCAYGNPLSAMVIEASPETGDIVHRVVQVK from the coding sequence ATGGAACCGGCCTCGGTCTGCTACGACTTCCATGATACCATTCAGAACCTGGACCGGACGTAcacgccgtcggcggggTCGTTGACCCCACGAAGGAGGCTCATCATCGTGGGAGATGTTCACGGACACCTTGCGCAACTGAAAAAGCTGCTGGAGACCACCGGCTTCGACAGGGACGCGGGGGACCACCTCATATTCACAGGCGACCTCATCAACAAGGGGCCCGACAGCCCCGGGGTGGTGCAGCTCGCGATGGACCTCGGCGCCAGTGCCGTCAGGGGCAACAACGAAGACCGCGTGTTGGCAGCGCACCGGCTCATCAGCATTGGCCGGGTGTCTGGCGTTTCCGGAGTCGAAGGGAGACCGCCCTTCGAGGACGACAGCACCCATCTACCTCGGGATATCCCCTACGCAGTATCCAgcgacttcctcgccgcgACCCAGCTCTCAGACGCTCAGGTCGCCTGGCTATCGTCCTTGCCTCTCATCATTCGCGCTGGGCCCTTGAAGGGGGCCGCTAGCCCGCCCTGGAACGCCGGGTCGGTTGTGGTCGTGCACGGCGGCCTTGTGCCCTCGCTGCCTCTGGAAAAACAGGATCCATGGGCGGTCATGAACATGCGTAGCATCGTTTACCCAGCCGACGACGCGCACACGGGAGTTATTGGCGAGGCTCTGGCCAAGCGAGTTCGGGATCGCTGGTGCCGGCGTGCTGCTTTCCAGGTCACAGGAGACGAAGATGTCGACACTTTGTCTCGCAGGCTTCCGGATTTGCGGGACGGCGGAGAGACCCCGAAAAGCAACTCTTCCCAGGGCCACCATCAAGATGCCATTCCCGTCGAAGCTGGAGTCGGCAAGCTCTGGAGGGATGCGTGGAACGAAACCCAAAACTCGATCAAGATCCCGGAACAGCGGACAGTGGTTGTGTATGGTCATGATGCCCTGGCGGGGTTGCAAGACCAATTAGAGATCGATGTTCCAAAGGGGTTGGAGGACGAAGGAGCACAGGGTTCTTGGACGAGGTACGCGTTCGGGCTGGACTCTGGGTGTGCATATGGCAACCCGCTCTCTGCCATGGTCATTGAGGCCAGTCCGGAGACAGGGGATATTGTGCATCGCGTGGTCCAGGTCAAGTGA
- a CDS encoding HORMA domain-containing protein — protein sequence MASETKPAKPTKAVKTDKPAKADKADKSDKSKVHKLALKGSAKLVAEFERFATLTDTIPLSVKKYGLNMLVSSDDQVRAYIKKIMGQLDRWMLRGKISKLVIVITDKDTGEHVERWQFDVEIFGKAAKSSKSTKSASKPSSSADQENDAVTEADADAAAAAPEKTEQEIQSEIAAIFRQITASVTFLPQLSGDCTFNVLVYADADSEVPVEWGDSDAKEIANGERVQLRGFSTSNHRVDTLVSYRLAE from the exons ATGGCTTCCGAGACCAAGCCCGCCAAACCTACAAAGGCCGTCAAGACTGACAAGcccgccaaggccgacaaggccgacaagTCGGACAAGTCCAAGGTGCACAAGCTCGCCCTCAAGGGCAGCGCAAAGCTCGTCGCCGAATTC GAACGATTCGCAACACTCACTGACACGATCCCGCTCAGCGTCAAGAAGTATGGCCTCAACATGCTAG TCTCCTCGGACGACCAGGTCCGAGCCTACATCAAGAAGATCATGGGCCAGCTCGACCGCTGGATGCTCCGCGGCAAAATCTCcaagctcgtcatcgtcatcaccgACAAGGACACGGGCGAGCACGTCGAGCGCTGGCAgttcgacgtcgagatcttcggcaaggcggccaagTCGTCCAAGTCGACCAAATCCGCCTCCAagccctcctcgtccgccgaCCAAGAAAACGACGCCGTCACGgaagccgacgccgacgccgccgccgccgcccccgaaAAGACGGAACAGGAGATCCAGTccgagatcgccgccatcttccgCCAGATCACCGCCTCCGTCACCTTCCTGCCCCAGCTCAGCGGCGACTGCACCTTCAACGTCCTCGTctacgccgacgccgactcCGAGGTGCCCGTCGAGTGGGGCGACAGCGACGCCAAGGAgatcgccaacggcgagcgCGTCCAGCTGCGCGGCTTCAGCACCAGCAACCACCGCGTCGACACCCTCGTCAGCTACCGCCTCGCCGAATGA
- a CDS encoding Oligosaccharide translocation protein rft1 produces MSSPDKSAPAPAPPDASKTVVRGASLLIVLQIGSRAVTFIANQLLLRFLTAQLLGVSTQLEVYYLSVLFFARESLRVAVQRQETRPASTRKADDDPMARVGRESQAVVNLGYLAVLLGCFVTVGLGWLYLSSADESTVKTPNFLLALRLYAFAAILELLSEPCFVLMQTRLQFGTRASAESIATFLRCVITFGTAFWASNAGIEFGVLPFAVGQLSYGASLLLVYLWAGTRLARADGFSVLPKALGSGGQDYVASYFYRPTVSLASSMMAQSLVKHVLTQGDTFLVSILSTPKSQGVYALASNYGGLLARLVLQPIEESSRSYFSRLLSSQDTKTRPSRETALKASQHLHTLLKFYLLLSSIIVSIGPVAAPPLLSLVAGQRWANEGAGEVLAVYCYYIPLLAMNGVAEAFVASVASEAQVHRQSAWMGAFSVAFGSAAFFFMRIMNLGASGLVYANCINMLCRIVWSLAFVKSYFARLETPFEIFALQPNAVTSIICLSAPHLIRRVTGVAVRASTSFKDLVAIGLAAVPVVLLM; encoded by the coding sequence ATGTCATCACCCGACAAATCCGCCCCTGCGCCCGCGCCGCCAGACGCCAGCAAAACCGTTGTCCGCGGCGCctccctcctcatcgtcctccaGATCGGCTCCCGCGCCGTCACCTTCATCGCAAATCAGCTGCTTCTTCGCTTCCTGACagcccagctcctcggcgttTCCACCCAGTTGGAGGTCTACTACCTCtccgtcctcttcttcgcccgcGAGAGTCTGCGTGTTGCCGTCCAGCGACAGGAAACCCGCCCCGCTTCCACCCGGAAAGCGGACGACGACCCCATGGCCCGTGTCGGCCGGGAGAGCCAGGCCGTCGTCAACCTGGGGTACCTCGCCGTCTTGCTTGGCTGCTTCGTCACTGTTGGTCTCGGATGGCTCTACCTCTCGTCCGCCGATGAGTCGACCGTCAAGACCCCTAacttcctcctcgccctccgcCTGtacgccttcgccgccattTTGGAATTGTTGTCGGAGCCCTGCTTCGTGCTCATGCAGACGCGACTGCAGTTTGGCACCCGTGCATCCGCCGAGTCCATTGCCACTTTTCTGCGCTGCGTCATTACCTTCGGCACAGCATTCTGGGCATCGAATGCCGGCATCGAGTTTGGCGTCCTCCCtttcgccgtcggccagctctCCTACGGCGCCAGTCTTCTGCTTGTCTATCTCTGGGCCGGTACCCGCCTGGCCCGCGCGGATGGTTTCTCAGTCCTCCCAAAAGCCCTTGGGTCTGGCGGCCAAGATTATGTCGCCTCCTACTTTTACCGGCCTACAGTCAGCCTGGCGTCCAGCATGATGGCCCAGAGCCTCGTCAAACATGTCCTCACCCAGGGCGACACCTTCCTGGTCTCCATTCTATCTACGCCAAAGTCGCAGGGCGTGTACGCGCTGGCCAGCAACtacggcggcctcctcgcccggcTCGTCCTGCAGCCCATTGAGGAGAGCAGCCGCAGCTACTTCAGCCGCCTGCTCTCGTCCCAGGACACTAAGACGAGGCCCTCCAGGGAGACGGCGCTCAAGGCGAGCCAGCATCTTCACACGTTGCTCAAGTTCTACCTGCTGCTCTCGTCCATCATCGTGAGCATCGGCCCCGTCGCTGCTCCGCCGCTGCTgtccctcgtcgccggccaaCGCTGGGCGaacgagggcgccggcgaggtcctcgccgTCTACTGCTACTACATTCCCTTGCTCGCCATGAACGGGGTGGCTGAGGCCTTCGTTGCATCCGTTGCCTCCGAGGCCCAGGTACATCGCCAGTCGGCCTGGATGGGCGCTTTCTCGGTCGCCTTcggctcggccgccttcttcttcatgcGCATTATGAACCTCGGCGCCTCGGGCCTCGTCTACGCCAACTGCATCAACATGCTCTGCCGCATCGTCTGGAGCCTCGCGTTCGTCAAGTCATACTTTGCCCGCCTGGAAACGCCGTTCGAAATCTTTGCATTACAGCCCAACGCCGTTACTTCTATCATCTGTCTATCGGCACCGCACCTCATCCGGCGGGTGACCGGTGTAGCCGTGCGCGCGTCCACCTCGTTCAAGGACCTGGTCGCCATCGGCCTAGCCGCCGTGCCCGTCGTCCTTTTGATGTAA
- a CDS encoding Carotenoid cleavage dioxygenase 1: protein MSTTTITTSATPIAMTSEAKIPARTVRRTAQDEAADLQMFKENRLRAPYDEWPNEAGFDGLTEERGPIELTVQGHIPAWAAGALYRTGPGSCKVEDTPKGTYYVSHWFDGFAHTHKFDIVAPSKASSFAHGRTRVLYSSRRQCDELVASVKATGHQNRYTFGQKADPCIGIFGKFMGVFSKGDGPNICVAVSANVPGFDSRESDDDKEKSGQEEDKRSGGEKSDGTPDQSPSGSGHRNRVRSLWLSTDSSPLQEIDPDTLEPVGIATQDRLHPDLSGPMSCAHAQRDPETGDMYNFNLALSMTSTYRVFRTSAATGKTDILAAISGGDAKPAYIHSFFLTKSFVVLCIPSSHLAYRGMAVPWQRNILDAIAPFDAANRCRWYFVDRLHGKGVVASFETPAGFFFHTTNAFEEPSADGPGLVDVFCEISGYQNLNILHNLYYDVLLNRNDATTKFWTENERLNNGYASLQRFKFRLPDPSRDDDAGTSTAAEAAPTEPELLVSIPAPHAGELPTINPDYLTRRHRYVYSLSDRGLSTLLDTIVKTDVDTREALMWECPRAHTPGEPIFVPRPPTAATAADGRATAVAEDDGVILSVVLDGTTQRSYLLCLDAASMTELGRAECDFAVGMGFHGIHAPSGPGMG from the exons ATGTCCACCACAACCATCACAACTTCTGCAACACCAATCGCCATGACCTCCGAGGCCAAAATCCCCGCAAGGACGGTGCGGCGAACAGCGCAGGATGAAGCGGCGGACCTGCAGATGTTCAAGGAGAACAGGCTGAGAGCGCCATACGATGAGTGGCCCAATGAAGCAGGC TTCGACGGCCTCACCGAGGAACGCGGCCCCATCGAGCTGACCGTCCAGGGCCACATTCCCGCCtgggccgccggcgccctctACCGGACGGGCCCTGGAAGCTGCAAGGTCGAGGACACCCCCAAGGGGACCTACTACGTCTCGCACTGGTTCGACGGCTTCGCCCACACGCACAAGTtcgacatcgtcgccccCTCCAAggcctcctccttcgccCACGGCCGGACGCGCGTGCTCTACTCCTCGCGGCGCCAGTGCGACGAGCTGGTCGCGTCCGTCAAGGCCACCGGCCACCAGAACCGCTACACCTTCGGCCAGAAGGCCGACCCCTGCATCGGTATCTTTGGTAAGTTCATGGGCGTCTTCTCAAAGGGGGACGGGCCCAACATCTGCGTCGCCGTCAGCGCCAACGTCCCGGGCTTCGACAGCCGGGaaagcgacgacgacaaggagaagagcggccaggaggaggacaagcGGAGTGGCGGCGAAAAGAGCGACGGCACACCGGACCAGAGCCCTTCTGGATCGGGCCACCGCAACCGCGTCCGCAGCCTCTGGCTCTCGACCGACTCGAGCCCGCTGCAGGAAATCGACCCGGACACCCTCGAgcccgtcggcatcgccacCCAGGACAGGCTGCACCCGGACCTGTCGGGCCCCATGTCGTGCGCGCACGCCCAGCGCGACCCCGAGACGGGCGACATGTACAACTTCAACCTCGCCCTGTCCATGACTTCGACGTACCGCGTCTTCCGCACGAGCGCGGCCACCGGCAAGACGGACATCctggccgccatctcgggcggcgacgccaaGCCGGCCTACATCCACAGCTTCTTCCTGACAAAGtccttcgtcgtcctctgcATCCCCTCGTCCCACCTGGCCTACCGGGGCATGGCCGTCCCCTGGCAGCGCAAcatcctcgacgccatcgcccccttcgacgccgccaaccgGTGCAGGTGGTACTTTGTCGACCGCCTCCACGGCAAGGGCGTCGTGGCGTCCTTCGAGACCCcggccggcttcttcttccacaCCACCAACGCCTTTGAGGAGCCGTCCGCCGACGGGCCCGGTCTCGTCGATGTCTTTTGCGAGATCTCGGGCTACCAGAACCTCAACATCCTCCACAACCTCTACTACGACGTCCTGCTCAACCGCAACGACGCCACCACCAAGTTCTGGACCGAGAACGAGCGCCTCAACAACGGCTACGCGAGCCTGCAGCGGTTCAAGTTCCGCCTGCCGGACCCTTCCCgggacgacgatgccggcacgtccacagcagcagaagcagcacCTACAGAACCCGAACTCCTCGTCTCGATCCCCGCCCCGCACGCCGGCGAACTGCCGACCATCAACCCGGACTACCTcacccgccgccaccgctaCGTCTACTCCCTCTCGGACCGCGGCCTCAGCACGCTGCTCGACACCATCGTCAAGACGGACGTCGACACCCGCGAGGCCCTCATGTGGGAGTGCCCGCGCGCCCACACCCCCGGCGAGCCCATCTTCGTCCCGCGGcccccgacggcggcgacggccgcaGACGGCCGCGCGACTGCCGtagccgaggacgacggcgtcatccTCAGTGTCGTGCTCGACGGCACCACCCAGCGGAGCTACCTCCTCTGCCTCGACGCCGCGTCAATGACGGAGCTGGGCCGGGCCGAGTGCGacttcgccgtcggcatggGGTTCCACGGCATCCACGCGCCCTCGGGCCCGGGTATGGGGTGA
- a CDS encoding DEAD/DEAH box helicase, translated as MAATKRSLADTEAEVDVTSKKQKVKDLPAGGDEAAAELKKQKKKEKKEKKEKKEKKDKSSAVAAADEESPAETKVETEEDKAERKRQKKEKKEKKRKEKEAESSNGAAADDVPVVTASGPTPTAAVLGGYQQAAALTALPQSEVNAFLTAENITVTDPVDNPTALRPILEFSYLPKTDLIKKNPFSAYKKPTPIQSSSWPYTLSRRDVIGVAETGSGKTMAFALPLVEGISKIKKRCIKAVVVSPTRELAMQTQEQMEHVSSLLGLKSICIYGGASKDEQRGLLRRGADVIVATPGRLKDFMMDGTISLGDVRFAVLDEADRMLDKGFEEDIKMILGDMPPREERQTVMFTATWPASVRKLAESFMVDPIKITIGSSGKETANGAVELQANTRITQRVEVVDPRAKEQRLLQLLKQWQTGAQKDDRILVFCLYKKEATRVETFLQQRGIRVGGIHGDLRQEQRTRSLEAFKAGTTPVLVATDVAARGLDIPEVKLVINVTFPLTIEDYVHRIGRTGRAGKTGEAITLFTEHDKAHSGSLINILKGAKQPVPDELFKFGTTVKKKAHSTYGAFFKDVDMTKKATKIVFD; from the exons ATGGCTGCCACGAAGCGTTCTCTCGCCgacaccgaggccgaggtcgatgtCACCTCCAAGAAGCAAAAGGTCAAGGACCTCCCCGCCggtggcgacgaggccgcggcggagctgaagaagcagaagaagaaggaaaagaaggagaagaaggaaaagaaggagaagaaggacaagtcgtccgctgtcgccgccgccgacgaggagagtCCCGCCGAGACCAAGGTGGAGACTgaggaggacaaggccgagaggaagaggcaaaagaaggagaagaaggagaagaagagaaaggagaaggaggccgagagcagcaacggcgccgccgccgacgatgtcCCCGTCGTCACGGCCAGCGGACCTACCccgaccgccgccgtcctcggcggctaCCAGCAGGCGGCCGCCCTGACCGCCCTCCCCCAGTCCGAGGTCAACGCCTTCCTGACGGCCGAGaacatcaccgtcaccgacCCCGTCGACAACCCGACCGCGCTGCGCCCGATCCTCGAGTTCTCGTACCTCCCCAAGACCGACCTGATCAAGAAGAACCCCTTCTCGGCCTACAAGAAACCCACGCCCATCCAGTCGTCCTCGTGGCCCTACACGCTCTCGCGCCGCgacgtcatcggcgtcgccgagacgggctCCGGCAAGACCATGGCCTTTGCGCTgcccctcgtcgagggcatctCCAAGATCAAGAAGCGCTGcatcaaggccgtcgtcgtgtcgCCGACGCGCGAGCTGGCGATGCAGACCCAAGAGCAGATGGAGCACGTCTCGAGCCTGCTGGGCCTCAAGAGCATCTGCATCTACGGCGGCGCCTCCAAGGACGAGCAGCGCGGCCTcctgcgccgcggcgccgacgtcatCGTCGCGACGCCCGGCCGCCTCAAGGACTTCATGATGGACGGCACCATCTCGCTCGGGGACGTCCGCTTCGccgtgctcgacgaggccgaccgCATGCTCGACAAGGGCTTCGAGGAGGACATCAAGATGATCCTCGGCGACATGCCGCCGCGCGAGGAGCGCCAGACCGTCATGTTCACCGCCACCTGGCCCGCGTCGGTGCGCAAGCTGGCCGAGTCCTTCATGGTCGACCCCATCAAGATCACCATCGGCTCTAGCGGCAAGGAGacggccaacggcgccgtcgagctgcaGGCCAACACGCGCATCACCCAgcgcgtcgaggtcgtcgacccCCGCGCCAAGGAGCAGAggctgctgcagctgctgaAGCAGTGGCAGACGGGCGCCCAGAAGGACGAccgcatcctcgtcttctgcctgtacaagaaggaggccacCCGCGTCGAGACCTTCCTCCAGCAGCGCGGCATCCGCGTCGGCGGTATCCACGGCGACCTCCGCCAGGAGCAGCGCACTCGCAGTCTTGAGGCCTTCAAGGCCGGCACCAcgcccgtcctcgtcgccaccgACGTCGCTGCGCGCGGTCTGGATATCCCCGAGGTGAAGCTGGTCATCAATGTTACG TTCCCCTTGACGATTGAGGATTACGTCCACAGAATCGGACGTACCGGCCGCGCCGGCAAGACTGGCGAGGCCATCACGCTCTTTACCGAGCACGACAAGGCGCACTCTGGATC TTTGATCAACATCCTCAAGGGTGCCAAGCAGCCCGTCCCTGACGAGCTCTTCAAGTTCGGCACCAccgtcaagaagaaggctcACAGCACGTAcggcgccttcttcaaggACGTCGACATGACGAAGAAGGCTACCAAGATCGTGTTTGACTGA
- a CDS encoding Ubiquitin carboxyl-terminal hydrolase, whose translation MACPHLESIGSALQPPAPFHSVYREDCTQCFDSIDDPAGVDVCLQCFNGGCAGDRNHAQLHKQLWSHPLVLNIRRTRKVVVRDEPPLKMSKLAIAAETEADRYDTKTTVKCLDCDKDLDQSSDALAPIVDGILKANTFSRKEEVKAWEQELTSCEHILLMQQAESRAIQSGDLGHCSACDLHENLWLCLECGNLGCGRKQMGGVDGNSHALAHSDQSGHGVAVKLGSITPEGTADVYCYKCDEERIDGDLGQHLAHWGINLANQQKTEKSLTEMQIEQNLRWDFSMTTEDGKELKPLFGAGLTGLKNLGNSCYLASIVQCLFDTPAFKNRYYLPDRDLPHVQEPAADLETQLRKMADGLLSGRYSKPDSDVVASEHSPEISHQKGLAPAMLKHLIGRGHAEFSTMRQQDAFELLQHIFKLVSRSQHPSGLGDPTQPFRFTLEQRLQCLGCKKVRYSTNEQDNIFIDVPLEKEPVTEGAEAQADAYKAVTLKECLDNFTAEEVVELTCSACGSKDGYTKRSLFKTLPENLVVNARKMAVINWVPVKIDVPVIVPDEPFLLDDYLSKGLQASEEALPEEPENSAPAFVANPEAVSQLEAMGFGRNRCDRALHATGNSDANAAMEWLFAHMEDPDIDEPLVLSGGAASDGGAGSDDPEKIEMLGAMGFSVPQAKKALRETSGDMERAVEWLFSHPEDQGVFDDDAAAGASEPVGPTAEAGSAATPAKYQLQSIACHKGTSIHAGHYVAFIRKEIDGRPQWVLFNDEKVVEAGEIEEMRKFAYVYFFKRV comes from the exons ATGGCGTGTCCGCACCTTGAATCCATAGGTTCAG CGCTGCAGCCGCCTGCGCCCTTCCACTCCGTCTATCGGGAAGACTGCACCCAGTGCTTCGACTCCATT GATGACCCCGCTGGTGTCGATGTCTGCCTCCAGTGCTTCAACGGCGGTTGCGCCGGCGACCGCAACCACGCCCAGCTCCATAAACAGCTCTGGAGCCACCCCCTCGTCCTCAATATCCGCCGCACTCGCAAGGTTGTCGTCCGGGACGAGCCCCCCCTGAAGATGTCCAAGCttgccatcgccgccgagaccgaggccgaccGATACGATACCAAAACCACCGTCAAGTGTCTCGACTGCGACAAGGATCTCGACCAGTCTAGCGACGCGCTTGCGCCCATCGTCGATGGCATCCTCAAGGCCAACACCTTCTCGCgcaaggaggaggtcaaggccTGGGAGCAGGAGCTGACCAGCTGCGAGCACATCCTCCTAATGCAACAAGCCGAATCCCGAGCGATTCAGTCCGGCGACCTCGGGCACTGCTCCGCCTGCGACTTGCACGAGAACCTGTGGCTTTGTCTGGAGTGCGGGAACCTGGGCTGTGGACGGAAGCAAAtgggcggcgttgacggcaACTCGCACGCGCTCGCCCACTCCGATCAGTCCGGCCatggcgtcgccgtcaagcTGGGATCCATCACCCCCGAGGGAACGGCCGACGTTTACTGCTACAAGTGCGATGAGGAGCGCATCGACGGAGACCTCGGCCAGCACCTCGCACACTGGGGCATCAACCTGGCGAACCAGcagaagacggagaagagcTTGACCGAGATGCAGATCGAGCAGAACTTGCGCTGGGACTTCAGCATGACGACCGAGGACGGCAAAGAACTGAAGCCCCTGTTCGGTGCCGGCCTGACCGGCCTCAAGAACCTGGGCAACAGTTGCTACCTCGCCAGCATTGTCCAGTGTCTCTTCGACACCCCCGCCTTCAAGAACCGCTACTACCTGCCCGACCGCGACCTTCCCCACGTCCAggagcccgccgccgacttgGAGACCCAACTTCGCAAGATGGCCGACGGCCTGCTCTCCGGCCGGTACTCGAAGCCCGACTCGGACGTTGTCGCCTCCGAACACTCTCCCGAAATCTCGCACCAGAAGGGCTTGGCTCCGGCCATGCTGAAGCACCTGATCGGCAGAGGCCACGCCGAGTTCTCGACCATGCGCCAGCAGGACGCTTTCGAGTTGCTGCAGCATATCTTCAAGCTCGTCTCCCGCTCTCAACACCCCTcgggcctcggcgacccTACCCAGCCTTTCCGTTTCACTCTGGAGCAGCGCCTGCAGTGCCTCGGCTGCAAGAAGGTGCGGTACTCGACCAACGAGCAGGACAATATCTTCATCGACGTGCCTCTGGAGAAGGAGCCGGTCACCGAGGGTGCCGAGGCGCAAGCGGACGCATACAAAGCCGTGACCCTGAAGGAGTGTCTCGACAACttcacggccgaggaggtggtCGAGCTGACGTGCTCTGCTTGCGGTAGCAAGGACGGCTATACGAAGCGCTCCCTATTCAAGACTCTGCCCGAAAACCTGGTTGTCAATGCCAGGAAGATGGCCGTCATCAACTGGGTGCCCGTCAAGATTGACGTTCCCGTCATCGTCCCCGACGAACCCTTCCTCCTGGACGATTACCTCTCGAAGGGACTGCAAGCTTCGGAAGAAGCGCTCCCCGAAGAGCCCGAGAACAGCGCTCCGGCGTTTGTCGCGAACCCAGAGGCCGTCAGCCAGCTCGAAGCCATGGGTTTCGGCCGCAACCGTTGCGACCGGGCCTTGCATGCCACTGGAAACTCGGACGCCAACGCGGCCATGGAGTGGCTGTTCGCACACATGGAGGACCCCGATATTGATGAGCCTCTTGTCCTGAGCGGCGGCGCTGCATCAgatggtggtgctggttcAGACGACCCGGAGAAGATTGAGATGCTGGGTGCCATGGGATTCTCTGTGCCCCAGGCAAAGAAGGCTCTTCGCGAGACCAGCGGCGACATggagcgcgccgtcgagtGGCTCTTCAGCCACCCGGAGGACCAAGGCGTCtttgacgatgacgccgcaGCCGGCGCATCTGAGCCTGTCGGTCCCACGGCCGAGGCTGGCAGTGCGGCGACGCCTGCCAAATACCAGCTCCAGTCCATTGCTTGCCATAAGGGTACCAGCATTCACGCTGG ACACTATGTCGCTTTCATCCGCAAGGAGATTGATGGCCGTCCCCAGTGGGTCCTGTTCAACGACGAGAAGGTGGTCGAGGCGGGTGAGATTGAAGAGATGAGAAAGTTTGCCTACGTATACTTCTTCAAGCGGGTTTAG
- a CDS encoding Iron-sulfur cluster assembly protein: protein MFSRSLRVASRRVLATSVRPSTLPARQLAPAVSVGATRAYHEKVLDHYSRPRNVGSMPKGDQDVGQGLVGAPACGDVMKLNIRVDPKTNTISDVKFKTFGCGSAIASSSYLTELVRGMTLEQAGRVKNTEIAQELKLPPVKLHCSMLAEDAIKAAISDYYTKNPNAKPTNLAGTEAKTESAASA, encoded by the exons ATGTTCTCCAGATCGCTCCGCGTCGCCTCCCGCAGGGTCCTCGCGACCTCTGTCCGCCCTTCCACCCTCCCCGCCCGCCAGCTTGCgcccgccgtctccgtcggcgCGACGAGGGCCTACCACGAGAAGGTCCTTGACCA CTACTCCCGTCCTCGCAACGTCGGCTCCATGCCCAAGGGCGACCAGGATGTCGGCCAGGGTCTCGTCGGTGCGCCTGCTTGCGGCGACGTCATGAA GCTCAACATCCGCGTCGACCCCAAGACCAACACCATCTCCGATGTCAAGTTCAAGACTTTCGGCTGCGGTTCCGCCATCGCCTCTTCCAGCTACCTGACCGAGCTCGTTCGCGGCATGAC TCTGGAGCAGGCCGGCCGTGTCAAGAACACGGAGATCGCCCAAGAGCTCAAGCTTCCCCCCGTCAAG CTGCACTGCAGCATGCTTGCCGAGGACGCAATcaaggccgccatctcggACTACTACACCAAGAACCCCAACGCGAAGCCCACCAACCTGGCTGGCACCGAGGCCAAGACCGagtccgccgcctccgcatAA